In the bacterium SCSIO 12741 genome, TGTCAACCGTTTCTGGCGGTGGATACATCGGCTCTTCCCTTACCTGGTACTTGCAAAAAGGAGCACCTGGCGTAAAACAAGCCGACTGCACACCCGAGGGATTTCCATTTGGAGCCAAAAAAGTAGGTGCGCAAAACAAGCAACAAGCCACGGACAAGGTAAACCGTAATGCGGTGCTAAACTACATCCGGCAGCACGGCAACTACCTAACGCCAGGAGTTGGCTTGAATGCCTTATCCCTTGCAGCCATCGCCATTCGGGGTATGTTCATTTCTCTTTTTATCTACTTTCTGATCATCACCGGTGTTATGATGCTCCTGTTTGGGGGAATGGAAACTCTATTTACATGGAGCCCGGTACGCCGTTTTCTGGATTCCTCGGGATTAAGCATGCTTAATCAGGATAGCTTTATGCTATGGATACTTGGGGCAGTTGGACTTTTAACGGCATTGTCTTACATCTATCACATTTTTCGATCCGATGGTTTGTATAAGTATTCGCAGCAATCAGATTCGGATCAAGCAGAAAGCCAATCCTATATTAAATACATTAAGTCTCAAATCAGCCAAGGCCGGCTATGGACGATAATGATCGTGATTGGCCTATTGGCTTCACTCCCACACACCCTGAATTATTTAAAGGAAGCCATCCCTGCTATGATAACTTCAGGAGCTGGATTGGGTTATTTAAAATACCTGAAAAGTGACCAATCCGAGGAATCGCCCTCCTGGTATTCCGGCCTTATGGTCTACTTGGCTGTCGCCCTGATACTCTATGGAGTGCTGTTGCTCTGCTATTGGGTCGCATCGGACAACAGCTCCCTTTGGTTCCTCTTTCTTATACCCATGGCCCTGGGTTATTTTTTAGGTTCTAAGTCCAACACCAATATCATTGGCCACCACCGCATGTACCGCGATCGATTGATGGAGCTATTTATGCCCAACTCAGAAGCCATTAAGGCCAATCAATGGCAACCGGCCACGGAAGCCAATAATTCTTACCTCCACTCCTTTTGCCAAAAGCAGCCCCGCCCCTACCACCTGATCAATACCAATGTTATTCTCAAGGATTCGGACAATCCGGTCTATCGAGGCCGTGGTGGAGATAACTACATTCTATCTCCGCTGTTTTGTGGAAGCCATGCCACCGGTTGGAGAAAAACGAAGGATTACCGCATCGAAAAAGGATTTGACGGTTTGTCTTTAGCAACAGCCATGGCGGCGTCCGGAGCGGCACTTAACCCAAATGCTGGTGTTGGCGGCGAAGGTGCCACCAGAAACTTTTTGGTTTCCCAGTTGCTCAATATGCTTAATCTAAGATTGGGTGTGCATGTCCCTCTCCCTGAAAGCGGGGACCAATCCCTGAAGGACTTTCGGAAAAAAAGTAGCCTTATCCAATCGATTCTAAAC is a window encoding:
- a CDS encoding patatin-like phospholipase family protein — its product is MSDSEAGLPLQESPYVKPEEWQELFDQERSHINHSNSSENRPLSGFAISGGGIRSASFGLGVMQAFVAKNMFTVFDYLSTVSGGGYIGSSLTWYLQKGAPGVKQADCTPEGFPFGAKKVGAQNKQQATDKVNRNAVLNYIRQHGNYLTPGVGLNALSLAAIAIRGMFISLFIYFLIITGVMMLLFGGMETLFTWSPVRRFLDSSGLSMLNQDSFMLWILGAVGLLTALSYIYHIFRSDGLYKYSQQSDSDQAESQSYIKYIKSQISQGRLWTIMIVIGLLASLPHTLNYLKEAIPAMITSGAGLGYLKYLKSDQSEESPSWYSGLMVYLAVALILYGVLLLCYWVASDNSSLWFLFLIPMALGYFLGSKSNTNIIGHHRMYRDRLMELFMPNSEAIKANQWQPATEANNSYLHSFCQKQPRPYHLINTNVILKDSDNPVYRGRGGDNYILSPLFCGSHATGWRKTKDYRIEKGFDGLSLATAMAASGAALNPNAGVGGEGATRNFLVSQLLNMLNLRLGVHVPLPESGDQSLKDFRKKSSLIQSILNSFTSRFHEKHEVLEISDGGHFENLGLYELIRRKLKLIVVSDGGADPDYIFDDLTNAMEKIRVDFGLDIVFDENALENLIPKEHESGSLDAKCEIADRGFARAAIHYPDGTKGVLIYLKTTMIPDLPVDVLGYKMAHPEFPDESTGDQFFDEKQFEAYRELGYRIGRQFLESEGQLMPDEESDAPSPMVDRIRKYMGK